One Armatimonadota bacterium genomic window carries:
- a CDS encoding PIN domain-containing protein, whose amino-acid sequence MGSYEMMVLDTHSFLWYCLDDPALPPATKLHLSQNAEAVFVPSIVIWEIVMLAQKGRLNIGSTSPDQFARGLLSRSRFKEVPLNSEIAILSRILPFHHEDPADRFIAATAHFLRMPLVTEDKSLTGLSWLNTI is encoded by the coding sequence ATGGGAAGCTATGAAATGATGGTTTTGGATACCCATTCATTTCTCTGGTATTGCCTGGACGACCCAGCTTTACCTCCAGCCACGAAGCTCCACCTCTCCCAAAACGCCGAAGCTGTCTTTGTGCCCTCCATCGTCATCTGGGAAATTGTGATGCTGGCCCAAAAGGGCCGGCTAAACATTGGAAGCACATCCCCCGACCAATTTGCTCGGGGACTGCTCTCTCGTTCGAGGTTCAAGGAAGTACCCCTCAACTCCGAGATAGCAATCCTCAGCCGGATTCTTCCATTCCATCACGAAGATCCGGCCGACAGATTCATTGCGGCGACGGCACACTTTCTAAGAATGCCCTTAGTAACCGAGGACAAATCCCTGACTGGTCTTTCCTGGCTAAATACGATCTAG
- a CDS encoding DUF4382 domain-containing protein yields MVWAQELAMKNRIWRIAFAFLSLLILTVSLVSCGGSSDGTGSGSAFNLFATDDLNADYTGVWVKVYHADMVDSTGAKVDLLTSTDGVTVNLRALNDGAAKFLLLCPGKLPAGTYTKVEFELDKSVTLVATGSGTVSTADFPDSYDATVAGHSLLSADITPNLTVPGSSKLIIDFDLKNWTVSSGVITPVLTVSSGTGFDDGSRHEPFEFRGTVGDLAGTAPTQTFTLNLKNGGTISVTTSDTTAIVGDGGVTSLSNGMNVHVYGTFDPTTNTITATSIRADSEFSSFAAAVGAASNGDALAQTFTLTPKCVHGFVPQGDSLTVSTSDTTKYRGHHGSMLTEAQFYEALAAAGDNAVVDAEGTYDSGSNTLTAKSVHIENETEVDHAEAQGTVTAADLTTGTFTLTVSESDGFANNSDTLSVVVSVDALFTNNEGHIMTEADFFAALASPTQRIKIKGSFANGVFTATRLQLKH; encoded by the coding sequence ATGGTATGGGCTCAGGAGCTAGCTATGAAAAATCGAATATGGCGAATTGCATTCGCCTTTTTGTCACTGCTGATCTTAACCGTGTCGCTTGTTAGCTGTGGAGGTTCGAGCGATGGCACGGGATCGGGAAGCGCATTCAATCTTTTCGCGACCGATGACCTCAACGCCGACTACACCGGAGTATGGGTCAAGGTCTATCACGCAGATATGGTCGATTCGACGGGAGCAAAAGTCGACCTCTTAACCAGCACGGATGGGGTGACCGTCAATCTTCGCGCCCTTAACGACGGTGCGGCGAAATTCCTCCTTCTTTGTCCTGGCAAGTTGCCGGCGGGAACGTATACCAAAGTTGAATTTGAACTCGACAAATCGGTAACCCTCGTGGCGACCGGGTCGGGAACCGTATCCACTGCCGACTTTCCAGACTCTTATGATGCAACCGTCGCCGGACATTCTCTGCTCTCGGCCGACATCACACCGAACCTGACAGTGCCGGGTTCATCCAAACTCATCATCGACTTCGACCTGAAGAATTGGACGGTTTCGAGCGGCGTCATTACGCCGGTCCTTACTGTCAGCTCAGGCACCGGCTTCGACGACGGATCTCGACACGAGCCATTCGAGTTCCGCGGAACGGTAGGCGATCTCGCCGGAACGGCGCCGACGCAGACCTTCACCCTTAATCTCAAGAACGGAGGCACCATCTCCGTCACGACGTCCGACACCACCGCGATCGTCGGTGATGGCGGTGTGACCTCGCTGTCGAACGGGATGAACGTCCACGTCTACGGGACGTTCGATCCGACCACCAACACCATCACAGCGACCAGCATTCGCGCCGACTCCGAGTTCTCCTCATTTGCGGCCGCCGTCGGTGCCGCCAGCAACGGCGACGCACTGGCCCAGACCTTCACGCTGACACCGAAGTGCGTGCATGGGTTCGTTCCCCAAGGTGACAGCCTCACCGTCTCGACCTCCGATACGACGAAGTACCGGGGCCACCACGGCTCGATGCTCACCGAGGCTCAGTTCTATGAGGCGCTCGCGGCAGCTGGCGATAACGCCGTCGTTGATGCGGAGGGAACCTACGATTCCGGCTCGAATACGCTGACCGCAAAGAGCGTTCACATCGAGAACGAGACGGAAGTCGATCACGCCGAAGCCCAAGGCACCGTGACGGCCGCAGACCTCACGACGGGAACGTTCACGCTCACCGTGTCGGAGTCCGATGGCTTTGCCAATAACTCGGACACGCTCTCGGTCGTCGTTTCGGTCGATGCGCTGTTCACGAACAACGAAGGTCACATCATGACGGAAGCGGACTTTTTTGCCGCTCTCGCGTCCCCAACCCAACGCATAAAGATCAAGGGATCGTTCGCAAACGGCGTGTTTACCGCAACCCGTCTGCAACTGAAGCACTAA
- a CDS encoding DUF4382 domain-containing protein, with the protein MKRPYLPLLTRIVLFVAFIATLIGCGGGGAGSSLSNSFNLFITDDASTNYSGVWVKLYKAELKGDGDTGVTLFESAEGLTVNLRQLNDGASKFLLLAPGQVPAGTYTKIQFEVDKTVNLVATGSGAPSTATFPDSLDNGAGHSNLALNLSPVVTMPGSTKVVVDFDLKNWDVVNGVITPVLRNHDGTGLEDSSRHERFEFNGVIGNLAGTAPNQTFDLTLRTGGTIKVSTDDTTDIVGEGDSAGLTSGRAASIFGAFDPTTNTLKANIVHFISSNQEQQMAKAIGLASNVNADAGSFDLAPKYTKGFAPKGDTVSVTTDGTTVFRGKNGITLTKDQFFSALAAAGSHANVDLEGTYDDGSNTIAAKSAHVENEAEFGSAEAAGRTSNPNADTQTFDLAMTENEGMHDLTGTVQVQLSPDVAIKGPNGVVTTVDQFFSLLTEKARTVTVKGAFNQDTNVLVASRIEYKVDAAVNFTAKGTTSNPDSTGGAFDFLASQVSGLDLSKSTAVHLTVTANTVFRDENEQTISYDDFFALIDQKSKTLNIAGKASLPGPEFTITSITVMPDPVVLEVARGSSSNPNAEAGTFDIAVAESNGFDAPDTLHVQLGDGAALKGPQGISINRTQLYSYLNEMSRNVRVTGDYHDGTFVASKVELIFQ; encoded by the coding sequence AGTCTTATTCGTCGCCTTCATCGCGACCCTGATTGGTTGCGGTGGCGGCGGAGCAGGATCGAGCCTATCAAACTCATTCAATTTGTTCATCACCGACGACGCCTCGACCAACTATTCGGGCGTCTGGGTCAAGCTCTACAAAGCCGAGCTGAAGGGCGATGGCGACACTGGCGTCACCCTCTTCGAAAGCGCCGAAGGGTTGACTGTCAACCTTCGCCAGCTCAACGACGGCGCGAGCAAGTTTCTGCTCCTCGCCCCAGGCCAAGTTCCGGCCGGCACCTACACCAAGATTCAGTTCGAAGTCGACAAGACCGTGAATCTCGTCGCCACCGGATCAGGAGCGCCTTCCACCGCCACCTTCCCCGACTCGCTGGATAACGGCGCGGGCCATTCGAACCTCGCCCTCAACCTTTCACCGGTCGTGACTATGCCAGGTTCGACTAAGGTGGTCGTCGACTTTGACCTCAAAAATTGGGATGTCGTCAATGGAGTCATCACCCCAGTCCTTCGCAACCACGACGGCACCGGCCTGGAAGATAGCTCGCGACACGAGCGATTTGAGTTCAATGGTGTCATCGGCAACCTCGCCGGGACGGCTCCAAACCAAACGTTCGACCTGACTCTCCGAACCGGTGGCACCATCAAGGTCTCCACGGACGACACGACCGACATCGTGGGTGAAGGCGATTCCGCTGGTCTCACAAGCGGCCGAGCCGCGTCCATCTTCGGCGCATTCGACCCTACAACCAACACTCTCAAAGCCAATATCGTTCATTTCATCAGTTCCAACCAGGAGCAGCAGATGGCCAAGGCGATCGGTCTTGCCTCGAACGTGAACGCCGACGCCGGTAGTTTCGACCTCGCGCCGAAGTACACCAAGGGCTTTGCGCCGAAGGGCGATACCGTTTCGGTCACGACCGACGGCACCACCGTCTTCCGCGGTAAGAACGGCATCACGCTGACTAAAGACCAATTCTTCAGCGCTCTTGCCGCCGCCGGATCGCACGCCAACGTTGACCTCGAAGGAACGTACGACGACGGTTCGAACACCATCGCCGCCAAGTCCGCCCACGTGGAGAACGAGGCCGAGTTTGGCTCCGCCGAGGCTGCTGGACGAACGTCCAACCCGAACGCCGACACACAGACCTTCGACCTGGCTATGACTGAAAACGAAGGCATGCACGACCTCACCGGAACCGTACAGGTTCAACTCTCTCCGGATGTTGCGATCAAGGGTCCGAACGGAGTCGTGACCACCGTCGACCAGTTCTTCTCGCTCCTAACTGAGAAAGCCCGAACCGTCACCGTGAAGGGTGCCTTCAACCAGGATACGAACGTCCTCGTCGCTTCCCGAATCGAGTACAAGGTCGATGCTGCGGTGAACTTCACCGCTAAAGGCACCACCTCGAATCCTGATTCGACCGGCGGAGCGTTTGACTTCCTGGCCAGCCAGGTGTCGGGACTCGACCTCTCCAAGAGCACGGCCGTCCACCTGACCGTAACCGCGAACACCGTGTTCCGCGACGAGAACGAGCAAACCATCAGCTACGATGACTTCTTCGCCCTGATCGATCAGAAGTCGAAGACCCTCAACATCGCCGGTAAGGCCAGCCTTCCCGGCCCCGAGTTCACCATCACATCCATCACCGTGATGCCTGATCCCGTGGTTCTCGAAGTCGCCCGCGGCTCGTCGTCCAACCCGAACGCCGAAGCCGGAACCTTCGATATCGCGGTCGCCGAATCCAATGGATTCGATGCTCCTGACACGCTCCACGTTCAACTCGGCGATGGAGCAGCGCTGAAGGGGCCGCAAGGCATCTCGATCAATCGGACGCAACTCTACTCATATCTGAATGAAATGAGCCGAAACGTCCGTGTCACCGGCGATTACCACGACGGCACTTTTGTGGCCAGCAAGGTCGAACTGATCTTCCAGTAA
- a CDS encoding type II toxin-antitoxin system prevent-host-death family antitoxin, whose protein sequence is MIVITATEFKAKCLELLDRVNRTGEVLKITKRGKIVAELRAPEPDLPAPSGPGFAKGEFSIVGDIMSPIDVEWEAMK, encoded by the coding sequence ATGATCGTTATTACCGCAACTGAATTCAAAGCCAAGTGCCTTGAGCTGTTGGATCGCGTTAATCGAACCGGTGAGGTACTCAAAATCACCAAGCGAGGAAAGATCGTCGCTGAGCTTCGAGCGCCGGAACCAGACCTGCCTGCACCTTCAGGGCCTGGCTTCGCGAAAGGCGAATTCAGCATCGTAGGGGACATCATGTCACCGATCGACGTGGAATGGGAAGCTATGAAATGA
- the leuB gene encoding 3-isopropylmalate dehydrogenase produces MAFKIAVLPGDGIGPEVIAEAVKVVKATSDKYEFEEAIIGGIAYDQTGHPLPPATLQLCRDADAVLMGAVGGPQWENIQPASLRPEIGALLAIRSELSLYANVRPAKTLKALLNASPLKGDHGMIDVVVVRELTGGIYFGQPRERRDGGNTAVDTCVYTKAEVRRIAEQAFAIARTRRREIVSVDKANVLETSRLWREVVTEMAAENTDVKVTHMLIDNCAMQLIRHPGQFDVILTENMFGDILSDEASMITGSLGLLPSASIGPSKNGRDFGLYEPVHGSAPDIAGQGRANPIAAILSAGMMLRYTFGDLESADRIETACEKVLESGLRTPDIFEKDCQLVSTSKLGDAIAEAVSG; encoded by the coding sequence ATGGCGTTCAAAATTGCGGTTCTTCCTGGCGACGGGATCGGTCCCGAAGTAATCGCGGAAGCGGTCAAAGTCGTCAAGGCGACTTCCGACAAGTACGAATTCGAAGAGGCGATCATCGGCGGTATCGCCTACGACCAAACCGGTCATCCGCTCCCGCCCGCCACTCTTCAGCTTTGCCGCGACGCCGACGCCGTCCTTATGGGCGCGGTGGGCGGCCCTCAGTGGGAGAACATTCAGCCAGCTTCCCTTCGCCCCGAAATTGGCGCGCTTCTGGCGATTCGTTCCGAATTGAGTCTCTATGCCAACGTCCGCCCGGCGAAGACCCTGAAGGCACTCCTAAACGCGTCTCCGCTGAAAGGCGACCATGGCATGATCGACGTGGTCGTCGTGCGCGAACTCACTGGTGGAATCTATTTCGGCCAGCCGCGCGAGCGACGCGATGGCGGCAACACCGCAGTGGACACCTGCGTCTACACCAAAGCCGAGGTTCGCCGCATCGCTGAGCAAGCGTTTGCCATCGCCCGAACCCGCCGACGCGAAATCGTCAGCGTGGACAAAGCAAATGTCCTCGAAACGTCGCGCCTGTGGCGCGAGGTCGTCACCGAGATGGCCGCCGAGAACACCGACGTCAAGGTCACCCACATGCTCATCGACAACTGCGCCATGCAGTTGATCCGCCACCCGGGCCAGTTCGATGTCATCCTCACCGAGAATATGTTTGGTGACATCCTCAGCGATGAAGCCTCGATGATCACCGGCTCTCTTGGGCTTTTGCCGTCGGCCTCCATCGGCCCGTCCAAGAACGGCCGCGACTTCGGCTTGTACGAGCCCGTGCACGGCAGCGCCCCGGACATCGCGGGTCAGGGCCGCGCGAACCCGATCGCGGCGATTCTCAGCGCGGGCATGATGCTTCGCTACACGTTCGGCGACCTCGAAAGCGCCGACCGTATCGAAACGGCTTGCGAAAAGGTTCTGGAGTCTGGCCTGCGCACGCCGGATATCTTCGAAAAGGATTGCCAACTGGTCAGCACATCCAAGCTTGGCGACGCAATCGCCGAAGCAGTGTCTGGTTAG